One Setaria viridis chromosome 5, Setaria_viridis_v4.0, whole genome shotgun sequence genomic region harbors:
- the LOC117858128 gene encoding peroxynitrite isomerase Rv2717c, with product METAGAATPPTQPPATHPAVAPLAFLLGKWRGEGEGSFPAISSFRYGEELLFSHHPSKPVISYTQKTWKAASGEPMHAESGYWRPRPDGSVEVVIAQSTGLAEVQKGSYDAETKTVTLQSELVGNASKVKQITRAFQVTDGELSYVVQMATITASLQPHLKALLKKI from the exons ATGGAAACCGCCGGAGCAGCCACGCCGCCCAcgcagccgccggcgacgcACCCGGCGGTGGCTCCGCTAGCGTTCCTGCTGGGCAAGTGGCGCGGGGAAGGCGAGGGCAGCTTCCCCGCCATCTCCTCCTTCCGCTACGGCGAGGAGCTCCTCTTTTCGCACCACCCCTCCAAG CCGGTGATCTCGTACACGCAGAAGACGTGGAAGGCGGCGTCAGGCGAGCCGATGCACGCCGAGAGCGGGTACTGGCGGCCCCGCCCCGACGGCTCCGTCGAGGTGGTCATCGCGCAGAGCACAGGCCTCGCCGAGGTTCAG AAGGGTTCATATGATGCTGAAACGAAAACAGTGACACTCCAAAGCGAACTTGTAGGCAACGCGTCAAAG GTGAAGCAGATCACAAGAGCGTTTCAAGTGACAGATGGGGAGCTCTCGTACGTCGTTCAGATGGCAACAATCACAGCTAGCCTACAGCCACATCTCAAGGCCCTTCtcaaaaagatttga
- the LOC117858129 gene encoding large ribosomal subunit protein eL43z isoform X2, which translates to MTKRTKKAGIVGKYGTRYGASLRKQIKKMEVSQHSKYFCEFCGKFAVKRKAVGIWGCKDCGKVKAGGAYTMNTASAVTVRSTIRRLREQTEA; encoded by the exons ATG ACGAAGCGCACCAAGAAGGCCGGAATTGTCGGCAAATATG GAACTAGGTATGGTGCTAGCTTGCGTAAGCAAATCAAGAAGATGGAGGTGTCTCAGCACTCCAAGTACTTCTGCGAGTTCTGTGGAAAG TTTGCCGTGAAGAGGAAAGCAGTTGGAATTTGGGGATGCAAGGACTGCGGAAAGGTCAAGGCTGGTGGTGCTTACACCATGAA CACTGCTAGTGCAGTCACTGTCAGGAGCACGATCCGGCGCTTGAGGGAGCAGACTGAAGCATGA
- the LOC117858129 gene encoding large ribosomal subunit protein eL43z isoform X1: MLLQTKRTKKAGIVGKYGTRYGASLRKQIKKMEVSQHSKYFCEFCGKFAVKRKAVGIWGCKDCGKVKAGGAYTMNTASAVTVRSTIRRLREQTEA; this comes from the exons ATGCTGTTGCAGACGAAGCGCACCAAGAAGGCCGGAATTGTCGGCAAATATG GAACTAGGTATGGTGCTAGCTTGCGTAAGCAAATCAAGAAGATGGAGGTGTCTCAGCACTCCAAGTACTTCTGCGAGTTCTGTGGAAAG TTTGCCGTGAAGAGGAAAGCAGTTGGAATTTGGGGATGCAAGGACTGCGGAAAGGTCAAGGCTGGTGGTGCTTACACCATGAA CACTGCTAGTGCAGTCACTGTCAGGAGCACGATCCGGCGCTTGAGGGAGCAGACTGAAGCATGA
- the LOC117858972 gene encoding aspartic proteinase NANA, chloroplast — MAGRRLLLPLVLAAAFLAAAAARAGSKPSAAVFELIHRERATWAEMARNDRARMAFICSRGRRRAAETGGTRATATEKHKAAPAAEAFAMPLSSGAYTGTGQYFVRFRVGTPAQPFLLVADTGSDLTWVKCRGPAPDAGYGYGAPLPAPSSSSPPPHGRVFRPEKSRTWAPIPCSSDTCIASLPFSLAACPTPGSPCAYDYRYKDGSAARGTVGTDSATIELSGPGAEAAATSTSRKQRRAKLRGVVLGCTTSYNGDSFLASDGVLSLGYSNFSFASRAADRFGGRFSYCLVDHLAPRNATSYLTFGPNPALSSPAPKARTACAGSPPAAPGPRQTPLLLDHRMRPFYAVTVNGISVDGELLKIPRRVWDIEKGGGAILDSGTSLTVLVRPAYRAVVAALSKKLAGLPRVTMDPFDYCYNWTSPSTGEDLTVSVPELFVHFAGSARLQPPAKSYVIDAAPGVKCIGLQEGEWPGVSVIGNILQQEHLWEFDIKNQRLRFQRSRCT, encoded by the exons ATGGCGGGCCGCcgtctgctgctgccgctggtgctggcggcggcgttcctggccgccgccgcggccagagCTGGCAGCAAGCCCTCGGCGGCGGTGTTCGAGCTGATCCACCGGGAGCGGGCGACCTGGGCCGAGATGGCGCGCAATGACCGGGCGCGCATGGCGTTCATCTGctcgcgcgggcggcgccgcgccgcggagaCGGGCGGGACCAGGGCCACGGCGACCGAGAAGCACaaggccgcgcccgccgccgaggCCTTCGCGATGCCGCTCTCCTCGGGCGCCTACACGGGAACCGGCCAGTACTTCGTGCGCTTCCGCGTCGGCACCCCCGCGCAGCCGTTCCTGCTCGTGGCCGACACTGGTAGCGACCTGACCTGGGTCAAGTGCCGCGGCCCCGCCCCCGACGCCGGCTACGGCTACGGCGCCCCGCTCCCGGcgccctcgtcctcctccccgccgccgcacgggcGCGTGTTCCGGCCGGAGAAGTCCCGGACGTGGGCGCCCATCCCGTGCTCCTCCGACACCTGCATCGCGTCCCTGCCCTTCTCCCTCGCCGCCTGCCCCACCCCCGGCAGCCCCTGCGCCTACGACTACCG GTACAAGGACgggtcggcggcgcgcggcacggTGGGCACCGACTCGGCGACCATCGAGCTGTCGGGGCccggcgcggaggccgccgccaccagcaccagcaggaAGCAGAGGCGGGCCAAGCTGCGGGGCGTCGTGCTGGGCTGCACCACCTCCTACAACGGCGACAGCTTCCTCGCCTCCGACGGCGTGCTCAGCCTCGGGTACAGCAACTTCTCCTTCGCGTCCCGTGCCGCCGACCGCTTCGGCGGCCGCTTCTCCTACTGCCTCGTCGACCACCTCGCCCCGCGGAACGCCACCAGCTACCTCACCTTCGGGCCCAACCCGGCCCTGTCGTCGCCGGCCCCCAAGGCCAGGACCGCCTGCGCGGGCTCGcctccggcggcgcccggccccAGGCAGACGCCGCTCCTTCTCGACCACCGGATGCGCCCCTTCTACGCCGTCACCGTCAACGGCATCTCCGTCGACGGGGAGCTCCTCAAAATCCCGCGCCGCGTCTGGGACATCgagaagggcggcggcgccatcctCGACTCCGGCACGAGCCTGACGGTGCTGGTCCGCCCGGCGTACCGCGCCGTCGTGGCGGCGCTGAGCAAGAAGCTCGCGGGGCTGCCCAGGGTGACCATGGACCCGTTCGACTACTGCTACAACtggacgtcgccgtcgacgggCGAGGACCTGACCGTATCCGTGCCGGAGCTGTTCGTGCACTTCGCGGGGTCGGCGCGGCTGCAGCCGCCGGCGAAGAGCTACGTGATCGACGCGGCGCCCGGCGTGAAGTGCATCGGCTTGCAGGAAGGGGAGTGGCCCGGGGTGTCCGTCATCGGCAACATCCTGCAGCAGGAGCACCTGTGGGAGTTCGATATAAAAAACCAACGGCTCAGATTCCAGAGGTCGCGGTGCACGTAA